The genomic interval TCAGCGTCCTGACCGCCACCGGCGAGCATCTCGGCGACGCGACGACGCTGGCACCGGTACGGGCAATCGCCCTGGCCGCGGATGTGGATATCCTTATCGCGGCCAGCGCCGAACAACGCCTGCAAGCCTGGCAGCTGCCGGGAGCGGCGCTGGTGCCCCGCATCGGGTGACGCCAAAAGCACGCAGGGTTCGAGTCCCAATCGATCTCCCGGCCGCGGGCCGCGCCGTGGCGCACACGAGGAAAACCAAGTCATGAACATCGCCCCGCTGAAACCATCCGACGAATCGGCAGCGCTAGCGCTGATGAGCGCCTGCTTTGCCGAAGAGCCGATCGAATACTTCCGCAGCTACCACCGCCTGCTGCCGTCCGGCCGACCGGACGTGCAGCTGGCCGCCAAGGTCGACGATCGCCTTGTCGGCTACATCGAATGCCAGTGGGTGGAGCACTACTTCGGCGACCGGACGTTGCCGGTGGCCAACATCGGTGCGCTTTGCACGCACCCGGAATTCCGCCGGCGCGGCATCGCCCGCGGTCTGCTAAAGGCGGCCTTGCAGCGGGTCGACGCCGACCGGCATCCGCTCACCGGGCTGCACGCCGCCATACCGGAGCCGTACCGCGAGCACGGTTTCTGGCCGGTTCCGCACACCGAATTCGTGGCCGAGGTTCCAGACTCCCCGCCGGTCCCGGACCGCGGAACGCTTTTTGAGCCGGTGGCCGATGACGATCTGGATGAACTTTTCGACCTTTACCGGCACGAGAACCGCCAACTGCTGGGTCCCCTGGTCCGCACGCGCCGCTATTTCAACGGTCAGCACGAATGGATGTCGGTATTGCC from Chloroflexota bacterium carries:
- a CDS encoding GNAT family N-acetyltransferase, which encodes MWISLSRPAPNNACKPGSCRERRWCPASGDAKSTQGSSPNRSPGRGPRRGAHEENQVMNIAPLKPSDESAALALMSACFAEEPIEYFRSYHRLLPSGRPDVQLAAKVDDRLVGYIECQWVEHYFGDRTLPVANIGALCTHPEFRRRGIARGLLKAALQRVDADRHPLTGLHAAIPEPYREHGFWPVPHTEFVAEVPDSPPVPDRGTLFEPVADDDLDELFDLYRHENRQLLGPLVRTRRYFNGQHEWMSVLPREVAWETMRQIGRSVGYLRYRRESGSLKVLEVVASGRGRGRGRAAPRGPRGPAGRAGAGRGRGGPQGAGGGGAGGGG